From the genome of Lotus japonicus ecotype B-129 chromosome 6, LjGifu_v1.2, one region includes:
- the LOC130726022 gene encoding 30S ribosomal protein S16-2, chloroplastic/mitochondrial translates to MVVRLRLSRFGCKNKPFYRVMAADSRSPRDGKHLEVLGYYNPLPVQDGGKRMGLNFDRVKYWLSVGAQPSEPVERLLFRAGLLPPPPTVAMGRKGGPRDMRPVDGLTGRVIDQEKTATSSNSNKDKELVQE, encoded by the exons ATGGTGGTTCGACTTCGCCTATCTCGATTCGGCTGCAAGAACAAGCCCTTCTACCGCGTCATGGCCGCCGATAGCAGATCCCCAAGAGACGGCAAGCACCTCGAAGTCCTCGGCTACTACAACCCTTTACCAGTCCAAGACGGTGGCAAACGAATGGGTCTCAACTTCGATCGAGTCAA gtATTGGCTTTCTGTTGGAGCTCAACCATCGGAGCCGGTAGAGCGTCTTCTATTCCGGGCTGGGTTGCTTCCTCCGCCGCCGACTGTCGCCATGGGGCGGAAAGGTGGACCGCGTGATATGCGTCCTGTTGATGGGTTAACTGGGCGTGTTATCGATCAGGAGAAGACTGCTACTAGTTCCAACAGCAACAAGGACAAGGAACTTGTACAAGAATGA
- the LOC130724333 gene encoding nucleosome assembly protein 1;3-like → MSNNNTNNFNMADLTSALNEENQADLVNALKSKIQSLAGIYSDVLESLEPNVRKRVEVLREIQGQHDEFEAKFLEERAALEAKYQSLYQPLYTKRFEIVNGVTEVEGGADEPAAKEKGVPSFWLNAMNNNDVLTEEISEHDEGALKFLKDIKWSRIDDPKGFKLEFFFDSNPYFSNSVLTKTYHMIDEDEPILEKAIGTEIEWYPGKNLTEKVLKKKPKKGAKNAKPITKTEKCESFFNFFSPPEVPDDDDDIDADMAEELQNQMEQDYDIGSTIRDKIVPHAVSWFTGEALQGDEFEDLEDEEDDDEDDEEDDDEDDDDDDEDEEELKTKKKPSPNKKGGKAQLGDGGERPPECKQQ, encoded by the exons ATGAGCAACAACAACACCAACAACTTCAACATGGCAGATCTCACTTCAG ctCTCAACGAAGAGAATCAAGCTGACCTAGTCAATGCACTCAAG AGCAAGATACAGAGTCTGGCTGGGATTTACTCTGATGTTCTGGAGAGTCTTGAACCTAATGTCAGGAAGAGAGTTGAAGTTCTCAGGGAGATTCAG GGGCAACATGATGAATTTGAGGCGAAGTTTTTAGAGGAGAGAGCAGCTCTTGAAGCCAAATACCAAAGCTTGTATCAACCGTTGTACACAAAG CGCTTTGAAATAGTGAATGGTGTTACTGAAGTGGAGGGGGGAGCAGATGAACCGGCAGCTAAAG AGAAAGGAGTGCCTTCTTTTTGGCTCAATGCAATGAATAATAATGATGTTTTAACTGAAGAG ATTTCTGAGCATGATGAAGGTGCTCTCAAGTTTCTTAAAGATATCAAGTGGAGCAGGATAGATGACCCTAAAGGAttcaaacttgagtttttctttGATTCCAATCCGTACTTTTCAAACTCTGTCTTGACTAAAACATATCATATGATTGATGAGGATGAACCTATATTGGAGAAAGCAATTGG GACGGAAATTGAATGGTACCCTGGAAAAAATTTGACCGAGAAGGTTCTGAAGAAAAAGCCTAAGAAGGGTGCTAAGAATGCTAAACCAATTACCAAAACTGAAAAATGTGAAAGTTTCTTCAATTTTTTCAGTCCACCTGAAGtccctgatgatgatgatgacattgATGCAGATATG GCTGAGGAGCTTCAGAATCAGATGGAACAAGATTATGACATTGG GTCCACAATAAGAGACAAGATTGTCCCCCATGCTGTATCATGGTTTACTGGGGAGGCCCTTCAGGGAGATGAGTTTGAAGATctcgaggatgaagaagatgacgatgaagatgacgaagaggatgatgatgaagatgatgatgacgatgatgaagatgaggaagagCTTAAGACTAAAAAGAAG CCATCCCCAAACAAG AAGGGTGGAAAAGCACAGCTTGGCGATGGTGGTGAGCGGCCTCCAGAGTGCAAGCAGCAGTAG
- the LOC130726486 gene encoding DNA repair protein recA homolog 3, mitochondrial-like — MARLLRNANTFLLKRSFLHHNLPTRSCYEQGVVGTSQVLSFSTHKGKRRSKSDGDESSEENMSKKDLALQQALDQITSAFGKGSIMWLGRSVSPKNVPVVSTGSFALDIALGIGGLPKGRVVEIFGPEASGKTTLALHVISEAQKLGGYCAFVDAEHALDKTLAESIGVNTKNLLLSQPDCGEQALSLVDTLIRSGSVDVVVVDSVAALVPKGELDGEMGDAHMAMQARLMSQALRKLCHSLSLSQCILIFINQVRSKISTFGGFGGPTEVTCGGNALKFYSSVRLNIKRIGLVKKGEETLGSHVLVKVVKNKHAPPFKTAQFELEFGKGICRDAEIIELSIKYKLIRKSGSFYEYNGRNYHGKDALKRFLADSGSTEELATKLREKLLNGETDTAPEAQVTIGDVSEETVFPDSTDEEAAAVVEA, encoded by the exons ATGGCGAGGCTGCTTCGCAACGCCAACACGTTCCTTCTCAAGCGCTCTTTCCTTCACCATAACCTTCCCACT CGTTCTTGCTATGAACAAGGAGTAGTGGGCACGTctcaagttttgagcttttcaACGCATAAAG GTAAAAGGCGCTCTAAGTCAGATGGAGATGAGTCTAGTGAAGAGAACATGTCTAAAAAAGATTTGGCCCTACAACAAGCCCTAGATCAGATCACTTCTGCATTTGGAAAGGGATCTATCATGTGGCTTGGTCGTTCTGTCTCACCCAAAAATGTACCTGTGGTGTCAACTGGTTCTTTTGCTCTTGATATAGCTCTTGGAATCGGTGGTCTTCCAAAG GGGCGTGTTGTGGAAATATTTGGTCCCGAGGCTTCTGGGAAAACAACTCTTGCTTTGCACGTGATTTCAGAGGCACAAAAGCTAGGAG GCTATTGTGCCTTTGTTGATGCTGAGCATGCACTTGATAAGACACTTGCAGAGTCTATTGGGGTAAATACTAAGAACTTGCTTCTCTCACAACCAGATTGTGGTGAACAAGCACTTAGCCTTGTGGATACCTTAATCCGGAGTGGTTCAGTTGATGTAGTTGTTGTTGACAGT GTGGCTGCTCTTGTTCCTAAAGGTGAGCTTGATGGTGAGATGGGTGATGCTCATATGGCAATGCAAGCTAGGTTGATGAGCCAGGCACTGCGGAAATTGTGCCACTCCTTGTCACTTTCACAATGTATATTGATTTTTATAAACCAG GTGAGGTCAAAGATTTCTACTTTTGGGGGATTTGGTGGGCCTACTGAAGTTACTTGTGGTGGTAATGCATTGAAATTTTATTCTTCTGTGCGGCTAAATATCAAAAGAATAGGGCTTGTCAAGAAGGGTGAAGAG ACTTTAGGAAGCCATGTTCTTGTCAAGGTTGTGAAGAACAAGCATGCCCCTCCATTTAAAACTGCACAGTTTGAGCTTGAGTTTGGCAAGGGTATATGTAGAGACGCAGAGATTATAGAGTTGAGCATAAAATACAAACTCATTAGAAAGAGTGGTTCATTTTATGAATATAATGGCCGGAATTACCACGGTAAGGATGCTCTAAAGAGGTTCCTGGCTGACAGTGGCAGTACAGAAGAATTAGCAACAAAGCTAAGGGAGAAACTTCTTAATGGCGAGACAGATACGGCTCCAGAGGCGCAAGTGACGATTGGAGATGTTTCGGAAGAAACGGTATTTCCTGATTCTACTGATGAAGAAGCAGCTGCTGTTGTCGAAGCATGA
- the LOC130723476 gene encoding uncharacterized RNA-binding protein C1827.05c-like, translating into MAKKANKAMNKSLKRVTAINKPSEGPDFLPLEGGPARKLPEQKPLENKGRVLYVGRIPHGFYEKEIEGYFGQFGTIKRLRIARNKTTGKSRHFGFIEFESPEVAKIVADTMHNYLLFEHLLQVHVIPPEHVHSMLWRGFNYRYKPLDSVQMQRERHDKEKTLEEHRKLVEKILSRDKKRRKSIVAAGIDYECPEIVGNIQPAPKKLKFED; encoded by the exons ATGGCCAAGAAGGCGAACAAAGCGATGAACAAGAGTTTGAAAAGGGTCACTGCTATTAATAAACCATCTGAGGGTCCTGATTTTTTG CCTTTGGAAGGTGGTCCTGCTCGTAAACTTCCTGAACAGAAACCGTTGGAGAATAAGGGCAGGGTCTTGTATGTTGGTCGGATTCCGCATGGGTTCTATGAGAAGGAGATTGAAG GTTATTTTGGACAATTTGGAACCATCAAGAGATTGAGAATTGCCAGAAACAAAACG ACTGGAAAATCAAGACATTTTGGGTTCATAGAATTCGAATCTCCTGAG GTAGCAAAAATTGTAGCTGATACTATGCACAATTATCTACTATTTGAACACCTTCTCCAGGTTCATGTGATACCTCCAGAGCATGTTCATTCAATGTT ATGGAGAGGATTCAATTACCGTTACAAGCCATTGGACTCGGTCCAAATGCAGCGGGAGCGACATGACAAG GAAAAAACATTGGAAGAGCACAGGAAGTTGGTCGAAAAGATTTTGAGCCGTGATAAAAAACGACGTAAAAGTATAGTGGCTGCTGGCATTGATTATGAATGCCCTGAGATT GTGGGTAACATCCAGCCTGCTCCAAAGAAATTGAAGTTTGAAGACTGA
- the LOC130726382 gene encoding putative transcription factor bHLH041 has translation MEGVFSLPAAARIDFIHSLVQSFGGSYICLWSHDAMSPNRLSFLDGFYNVSNISQPSSSLGTLAPQLFNQFQSLTFDVNDDRVPGLAFRNQWPYLELQQLELLRLASTELQAQFYQEARIKTAVFMGCNKGEIELGFLNMSQADLQTALRSLFPEDFSRQTQQIDHNNPPTSSSSSLRSPSTGSPEYSSLLFNNIPGTSSQPHFPETLRGALPPINPSTSPHHHHHQQQAIQLQALAQTTPIQFPTTPNIEHDAIMRAILNVISPVPSQQQNLPYMVHPEATAFMRYSNRPDHITSSQMGSNLRRQSLMKRSFAFFRSLNFVRMRERNQATRPSSTQLHHMISERRRREKLNENFQALRALLPPGTKKDKASILITAKETLSSLLAEIDKQAKRNQELTSLFPAKESTTEGTKATLSSSSNERFSVQVSNVLESSSSEERTVDLQVNLRGQISQADVLIRLLEFLKQVHHVSLISMSTNAEGNAIHQLTFRLRIIQGSEWDELAFQEAVRRVVADLAQCQVDQ, from the exons ATGGAAGGTGTCTTCTCCCTCCCTGCAGCCGCCAGAATTGATTTCATCCACTCTCTGGTGCAGTCTTTTGGCGGCTCATACATTTGCCTATGGTCACATGATGCCATGTCACCAAA TCGTTTGTCCTTCTTGGATGGTTTCTACAATGTAAGCAACATTAGCCAACCAAGCTCTTCCCTTGGTACTCTGGCACCACAGCTTTTCAACCAGTTCCAGAGTTTAACATTTGATGTCAATGATGA CCGTGTCCCTGGACTAGCTTTTAGGAATCAGTGGCCCTACCTAGAGCTGCAACAATTAGAACTTCTGAGACTGGCATCCACAGAGTTACAAGCACAATTCTATCAA GAAGCAAGGATCAAG ACTGCTGTTTTCATGGGGTGCAACAAAGGGGAAATTGAGCTTGGTTTCTTAAACATGTCTCAA GCAGACCTTCAAACAGCACTTAGGAGTTTGTTTCCAGAAGACTTTTCTAGACAAACCCAGCAAATTGATCATAATAATCCAccaacatcatcttcatcttctttaagATCACCATCCACAGGCAGCCCTGAATACTCATCTCTGTTATTCAACAATATTCCAGGCACTTCTTCTCAACCCCATTTTCCTGAGACCCTTAGAGGAGCTCTGCCTCCAATAAACCCATCCACAagcccccaccaccaccaccaccaacaacaagCCATTCAACTCCAAGCACTGGCTCAAACCACTCCAATTCAATTCCCTACTACTCCAAATATTGAACATGATGCAATAATGAGAGCAATCCTCAATGTTATATCTCCTGTACCCTCTCAGCAGCAGAACTTGCCTTACATGGTGCATCCAGAAGCTACTGCTTTCATGAGGTATAGTAATAGACCTGATCATATCACATCCTCCCAAATGGGGTCCAATCTCAGAAGGCAAAGCTTGATGAAGAGATCATTTGCATTCTTTAGAAGCTTGAACTTTGTGAGAATGAGAGAAAGGAATCAAGCAACGCGTCCCTCTAGCACCCAGCTGCATCATATGATCTCAGAGAGAAGAAGGCGTGAGAAGCTGAATGAGAATTTTCAAGCACTCAGAGCACTGCTTCCTCCAGGAACTAAG AAAGACAAAGCTTCCATTCTGATAACAGCAAAGGAGACATTGAGCTCTTTGTTAGCTGAAATTGACAAGCAAGCCAAAAGAAATCAGGAGCTGACGTCACTATTTCCAGCCAAAGAATCTACAACTGAAGGAACCAAAGCCAccctatcatcatcatcaaatgaaagattcagTGTCCAAGTTTCAAATGTACTAGAATCAAGCTCATCTGAAGAGAGAACGGTGGACTTGCAAGTGAATTTGAGAGGACAAATTTCTCAAGCTGATGTGTTGATTCGATTATTGGAATTCTTAAAACAGGTTCACCATGTGAGCTTGATTTCCATGAGCACAAATGCAGAAGGGAATGCCATTCATCAACTAACCTTCAGGCTAAGGATTATTCAG GGAAGTGAATGGGACGAGCTTGCCTTCCAGGAAGCAGTGAGAAGAGTGGTTGCTGACTTGGCACAGTGCCAAGTGGACCAATAG
- the LOC130726648 gene encoding uncharacterized protein LOC130726648 isoform X1, translating into MALVTQRVIIPNKRGEKLVGTLHESGTTHIVILCHGFRCSKDTNLILNLAVALENAKISSFRFDFSGNGESEGSFQFGNYWDEVDDLHAVAQHFRESNRVISAIVGHSKGGDIVLLYASKYHDVNAVINLSGRYDLKAGIEERLGKDYLERIRNVGFIDVKKKRSGSFDFRVTEESLMDRLGTNMHEACLHIDKECRVLTTHGSSDKIIPVQDAHEFAKIIPNHRLHIIEGADHAFSNHQDELSSVVVSFIEEIMHQNTNRVFN; encoded by the exons ATGGCGTTGGTTACTCAAAGAGTGATAATACCCAACAAACGCGGTGAAAAACTTGTCGGCACATTGCATGAATCTGGAACTACACACATTGTTATCTTGTGTCATGGTTTTCGATGCTCCAAA GATACCAATCTCATATTGAACCTTGCTGTTGCACTGGAAAATGCCAAAATCAGCTCATTCCGCTTTGATTTTTCTGGAAATGG ggaaAGTGAAGGTTCGTTTCAGTTTGGTAACTATTGGGATGAGGTTGATGATTTACATGCTGTAGCTCAACATTTCCGTGAATCAAACCGTGTAATCAGCGCAATTGTTGGGCATAGTAAAG GAGGTGACATTGTGCTTCTATATGCTTCAAAATATCATGACGTTAATGCAGTTATCAACCTCTCGGGACGTTATGATCTAAAGGCAGGCATTGAAGAACGCCTTGGAAAAGATTATTTGGAAAGAATTAGGAATGTTGGCTTCATTGATGTGAAAAAGAAGAGGTCAG GAAGTTTTGATTTCCGTGTAACTGAGGAAAGTTTGATGGATCGCTTGGGAACAAATATGCATGAAGCATGCCTTCATATTGACAAAGAATGCAG GGTCTTAACAACTCATGGTTCTTCCGACAAAATTATCCCTGTTCAAGATGCACATGAGTTTGCCAAGATCATACCAAACCACAGGTTGCATATCATTGAAGGAGCTGATCATGCATTCAGTAACCATCAAGATGAGTTATCCTCAGTTGTTGTGAGCTTCATAGAAGAAATCATGCACCAGAACACTAACAGGGTCTTTAACTGA
- the LOC130726648 gene encoding uncharacterized protein LOC130726648 isoform X2, with product MVLIRRPSTSNIFSCDLKIFLRGSEKIRCSLLQNIINSIHHAPLEDHKFLLCHIDHNKSKRRGGDIVLLYASKYHDVNAVINLSGRYDLKAGIEERLGKDYLERIRNVGFIDVKKKRSGSFDFRVTEESLMDRLGTNMHEACLHIDKECRVLTTHGSSDKIIPVQDAHEFAKIIPNHRLHIIEGADHAFSNHQDELSSVVVSFIEEIMHQNTNRVFN from the exons ATGGTACTGATCAGGAGACCTTCAACCAGCAACATTTTTAGTTGTGATTTGAAAATTTTCCTCAGGGGATCTGAGAAAATTAGATGCAGCTTGCTCCAAAATATTATCAACAGCATCCATCATGCCCCTTTGGAGGACCACAAGTTCCTTCTCTGCCATATTGACCATAACAAATCGAAAAGAAGAG GAGGTGACATTGTGCTTCTATATGCTTCAAAATATCATGACGTTAATGCAGTTATCAACCTCTCGGGACGTTATGATCTAAAGGCAGGCATTGAAGAACGCCTTGGAAAAGATTATTTGGAAAGAATTAGGAATGTTGGCTTCATTGATGTGAAAAAGAAGAGGTCAG GAAGTTTTGATTTCCGTGTAACTGAGGAAAGTTTGATGGATCGCTTGGGAACAAATATGCATGAAGCATGCCTTCATATTGACAAAGAATGCAG GGTCTTAACAACTCATGGTTCTTCCGACAAAATTATCCCTGTTCAAGATGCACATGAGTTTGCCAAGATCATACCAAACCACAGGTTGCATATCATTGAAGGAGCTGATCATGCATTCAGTAACCATCAAGATGAGTTATCCTCAGTTGTTGTGAGCTTCATAGAAGAAATCATGCACCAGAACACTAACAGGGTCTTTAACTGA